The uncultured Carboxylicivirga sp. genomic interval AAATAGGGTTTCCTTTCCGAGTTGTAAGAACCTCGCTGATAAAGTTATTCTCGGGTGCTAAAAAACGACTTGTATTTCGCGAATACTTGTGTTCATCGAACAATACATGATTAACAACCCTTATTTTTTCCAGCGAAGTAAGATGCTCATTAAGCTCCATCCAAATTTCTTTCTTTAGTTGGGCTAATACATCCGTTATATTCGAAAGGGCAAGCTCAGGATACTGATATTTACAAACCAGGTACACACCTTGTAAAAGATCCTGATGATCGGTTTTAAGCCATTTTTTCAATTCGCTGTAAATATCTTTCAGCTGAATATTATGAATGATGCTTTCAATCCTCTCCTGAAACAAATTGCTAAACGAGTTTTCCCACGCCTCTTCCAACTCGGGAACAATATCCACTCTTTCTTTTAACAATTCATTTTCAACCGAAGAATAAATCTCTTCATTCGGATCATCTAACAAAGTAATAAGAGCTTGTATCCTTTCTTTCTTCATAAACTATTTGGTAAGTTTATTCAAAACATAAGTGATTAATTCCTTCACTACCGGCTTATAATCGGCACTCGCTGTTCCGGCTAAACGATTTGCTATAATAGCACAAACAGTTGCTGCGTGGTGACCTAATAAAGCACTCAATCCATAAATAGCAGAGCATTCCATTTCGTAATTGGTTACTCTTAAATCATTGTATCTAAAGTTAGTAATTTTATCATTAATATCCGGATCGGCTAACTCTAAACGTAAAACTCTACCTTGTGGTCCATAAAAACCTGGTGCCGAAATTGTAATACCTTTAACAACCTCAGGACCTTCTAGTTTTGCTATCAAGTCAGTAGATGCATCAATTACATAAGGTGAAGTCAATTGAGGATTCCAATTCAAACTTTTCTTAAAGCTTTCTTCAAAATCTAAATCACTCACATCGTTACGGTTGGCATAATAATTTAATAAACCATCAAAACCAATGCCTTTACCACTTAGCAACCAAGTATCTACCGGAAGATCTTCCTGTAATGAACCTGAAGTTCCAATTCGAACAAAATTTAATGAAGTTAGTTCTGGTTTAACGGTTCTGGTCTCGAAATCGATATTTACCAATGCATCTAACTCATTAACTACAATATCAATATTATCGGTTCCAATACCGGTTGCTACAACTGTAATTCGTTTGCCATTATATTTCCCGGTACAAGATACGAACTCACGATTCGATCTCTTTACCTCTATTTCATCAAAGTGACCTGCAACAATTTCTACCCTACCCGGGTCTCCAACAAGTATAATATTATCAGCTATCTCACCTGGTTTCAAATGCAAGTGAAATACGCTCCCATCTTGATTAATAATCAACTCTGAGGCTTCTATTTTTCTCATGTTAACTTAATTTTAGTTCAAATTAATCATTTTTTTTCGAGAAAACAGATGGCAAAAATCACATTCAGCAATTAAAACAAGCTTTCTTTCTAAATGATTTGCAATTACACATGCTCATTTTTCTATTAGGATTAGAAGAATAATTTTAAACAATGTACTTTTGTAGCCAAATTAAAAGACGAAAGTGTGAAGTTCTCTGAATTAAATATCAATACAGTTTTATTAAATGCCTTAACCGATTTAGGTTTTGAGGAAGCAACACCCATTCAGGAAAAAGCTTTTCCGGTAGTGATGTCGGGTAAAGATATGGTAGGAATTG includes:
- a CDS encoding transglutaminase-like domain-containing protein, with the protein product MKKERIQALITLLDDPNEEIYSSVENELLKERVDIVPELEEAWENSFSNLFQERIESIIHNIQLKDIYSELKKWLKTDHQDLLQGVYLVCKYQYPELALSNITDVLAQLKKEIWMELNEHLTSLEKIRVVNHVLFDEHKYSRNTSRFLAPENNFISEVLTTRKGNPISLSIIYSLLCNQLGLPVFGVNLPKNFILAFMDESAVVEEGSIVDTTSVMFYINPINKGAVLGRKEIEYFIKQQKLEIKDEYFLPCDNEVIVRRLFNNLVNAYENKGDEAKKKEVAHFLTLFT
- a CDS encoding nucleoside phosphorylase, translated to MRKIEASELIINQDGSVFHLHLKPGEIADNIILVGDPGRVEIVAGHFDEIEVKRSNREFVSCTGKYNGKRITVVATGIGTDNIDIVVNELDALVNIDFETRTVKPELTSLNFVRIGTSGSLQEDLPVDTWLLSGKGIGFDGLLNYYANRNDVSDLDFEESFKKSLNWNPQLTSPYVIDASTDLIAKLEGPEVVKGITISAPGFYGPQGRVLRLELADPDINDKITNFRYNDLRVTNYEMECSAIYGLSALLGHHAATVCAIIANRLAGTASADYKPVVKELITYVLNKLTK